In Pseudoxanthomonas indica, the following are encoded in one genomic region:
- a CDS encoding hybrid sensor histidine kinase/response regulator, which produces MLNFWLVALASLAWLGLMFGIALHGERRPAVLAQHWRHIYALSLAVHCTSWTFYGTVTQAARYGWPLPPTFLGAILFYALAVAFMMRLVRLARETNATSLADLIATRLGKDVRLAATVTLVAALGLIPYIALQLKAVTMSFAMLTSSTQGSDGLQPIWRDSGLYVALAMALFAMLFGTRRASAAEHNRGLVLAMAFESLFKLAAMLALGLFVWLEVRAMPALPPLPTPPSAGGFAPLVLLGALAMFILPHQFHVGVVECRDESHVRTARWLFPLYLILIALPGLPLARAGSALLGDSVPSDMYALALPFAQGHQGLALFAFLGGLSAATGMVVVSTLTLSLMIGNHWFAPGLLRGVWSRRDGGDQRGALLALRRGGIAVIMLFAWAYSRLVTTNDALADVGAVSFSALGTLAPVLAFAVWRPQTPPRAATLGVVAAFLAWAWVILVPTLLSANQLDPIWLREGPFGLAWLSPLNLFGLSGWSPLARAVGVSLFVGTVVTLLAMAWRRDTPYRSLRNLDRQSLWDAGRRFLPRERVDEVLAGAPRVGPVPLPIEAQLERELAAVLGSASARLLLDAARRENADLETVAAIVGEASQDLRFNQQVLGAALQNMSQGISVVDREQRLVAWNRRYVELFGFPDEFLQVGRPIADLTRWALQRMPHRGHDERALERRLAYMRAGTAHLTERVFPDGSIVEIRGNPMPGGGFVATYTDVTASRHAERDLMRANETLEQRVAERTELLETAKREAEHANDAKSRFLTAVGHDLLQPLHAAHLFTDALAQQLPDAHQRDGLRQIRGALDSTSDLLSGLLDMSRLEAGGLVPEPRDFPLAEVLEPLASEFGVLAAEHGLRLRLRPTRAWVHSDPQLLRRILQNFLANAIRYTAQGSVVLGVRREGGRLRVEVLDTGPGIAEQDRQVIFEEFRRGEDAGGQGLGLGLSIADRIACLLQAPLDLRSQPGRGSNFSVSLKRAQTPLQHAAAPTPGLARAGLAGRRVLAVDNDPLALSALRSTLEGWGCDVVAVGEGVAADHAHGEQAADVWLFDYHLDDGDTGVALWQRLSDRFGARPTLILTADQTDVVRRAVLDAELSLLAKPVRPLALKSVLDRMMASVR; this is translated from the coding sequence ATGCTGAACTTCTGGCTGGTCGCGCTTGCCAGCCTGGCCTGGCTGGGCCTGATGTTCGGCATCGCCCTGCATGGCGAGCGCCGTCCGGCGGTGCTGGCGCAACACTGGCGCCACATCTACGCCCTGTCGCTGGCGGTGCACTGCACGTCGTGGACCTTCTACGGCACGGTGACCCAGGCCGCACGCTATGGCTGGCCGCTGCCGCCCACGTTCCTCGGCGCGATCCTGTTCTATGCGCTGGCGGTCGCCTTCATGATGCGGCTGGTGCGACTGGCGCGCGAGACCAACGCCACCTCGCTGGCGGATCTGATCGCCACGCGGCTGGGCAAGGATGTGCGCCTGGCCGCCACCGTCACCCTGGTCGCCGCGCTGGGCCTGATTCCGTACATCGCACTGCAGCTCAAGGCGGTGACGATGAGCTTTGCGATGCTCACCTCGAGCACGCAGGGCAGCGACGGCCTGCAGCCGATCTGGCGCGACAGCGGCCTGTACGTGGCGCTGGCGATGGCCTTGTTCGCGATGTTGTTCGGCACCCGCCGGGCCAGCGCGGCCGAACACAACCGCGGGCTGGTGCTGGCGATGGCGTTCGAGTCGCTGTTCAAGCTGGCGGCGATGCTGGCGCTGGGCCTGTTCGTCTGGCTGGAAGTACGCGCCATGCCGGCGCTGCCGCCGCTGCCGACGCCGCCTTCAGCCGGCGGCTTCGCGCCGCTGGTGCTGCTGGGCGCGCTGGCGATGTTCATCCTGCCGCATCAGTTCCACGTCGGCGTGGTCGAATGCCGCGATGAAAGCCACGTGCGCACGGCGCGCTGGCTGTTTCCGCTGTACCTGATCCTGATCGCGCTGCCCGGCCTGCCGTTGGCGCGCGCCGGCAGCGCACTGCTCGGCGACAGCGTTCCTTCCGACATGTACGCGCTGGCGCTGCCGTTCGCGCAAGGGCACCAGGGCCTGGCCCTGTTCGCTTTTCTGGGTGGCTTGAGTGCGGCCACCGGCATGGTGGTGGTCAGCACACTCACCCTGAGTCTGATGATCGGCAATCACTGGTTTGCCCCCGGCCTGCTGCGCGGCGTGTGGTCGCGTCGCGATGGCGGCGATCAACGCGGCGCGCTGCTGGCGCTGCGGCGCGGCGGCATCGCCGTGATCATGCTGTTCGCCTGGGCCTACAGCCGGCTGGTGACCACCAACGACGCGCTGGCCGACGTGGGCGCGGTGTCGTTTTCGGCGCTGGGCACGCTGGCGCCGGTGCTGGCATTTGCCGTGTGGCGACCACAGACGCCGCCACGTGCCGCCACCCTGGGCGTGGTCGCCGCGTTCCTGGCGTGGGCGTGGGTGATCCTGGTGCCGACCCTGCTCAGTGCCAACCAGCTGGATCCGATCTGGCTGCGCGAAGGACCGTTCGGCCTGGCCTGGCTGTCGCCGCTCAACCTGTTCGGCCTCAGCGGCTGGAGTCCGCTGGCGCGGGCAGTCGGGGTGAGCCTGTTCGTGGGCACCGTGGTGACCCTGCTGGCGATGGCCTGGCGTCGCGATACGCCGTATCGCAGCCTGCGCAATCTGGATCGGCAGAGCCTGTGGGACGCCGGTCGCCGCTTCCTGCCGCGCGAACGGGTGGATGAAGTGCTGGCCGGCGCGCCGCGCGTGGGTCCGGTGCCGTTGCCGATTGAAGCGCAGTTGGAGCGCGAACTGGCGGCGGTGCTCGGTTCGGCCTCGGCGCGTCTGCTGTTGGACGCCGCGCGCCGCGAGAACGCGGATCTGGAAACGGTGGCGGCGATTGTCGGCGAGGCCTCGCAGGATCTGCGCTTCAACCAGCAGGTGCTCGGCGCGGCCTTGCAGAACATGAGCCAGGGCATCAGCGTGGTCGATCGCGAACAACGCCTGGTCGCCTGGAACCGGCGCTACGTGGAGTTGTTCGGCTTCCCCGACGAGTTCCTGCAAGTGGGCCGGCCGATCGCCGATCTGACCCGCTGGGCGCTGCAGCGCATGCCGCACCGTGGCCATGACGAACGCGCGCTCGAACGGCGCCTGGCTTACATGCGCGCCGGCACGGCGCACCTGACCGAGCGCGTGTTTCCCGACGGCAGCATCGTGGAAATTCGCGGCAATCCGATGCCCGGCGGTGGCTTCGTCGCCACCTACACCGACGTGACCGCTTCGCGCCATGCCGAGCGCGACCTGATGCGCGCCAACGAAACCCTGGAGCAGCGCGTCGCCGAACGCACCGAACTGCTGGAAACCGCCAAGCGCGAAGCCGAACACGCCAACGATGCCAAGAGCCGCTTCCTGACCGCGGTCGGCCACGATCTGCTGCAACCCCTGCATGCCGCGCATCTGTTCACCGACGCGCTGGCGCAGCAGCTGCCCGACGCGCATCAGCGCGACGGTCTGCGGCAGATCCGCGGCGCGCTGGATTCCACCTCGGATCTGCTGTCGGGACTGCTCGACATGTCGCGGCTGGAAGCCGGTGGCCTGGTGCCCGAGCCGCGCGATTTTCCCCTGGCCGAAGTGCTGGAACCGCTGGCCTCGGAATTCGGCGTGCTGGCCGCCGAACACGGCCTGCGCCTGCGTCTGCGTCCGACCCGCGCGTGGGTGCACAGCGATCCGCAACTGTTGCGGCGCATCCTGCAGAACTTCCTCGCCAATGCGATCCGCTATACCGCGCAGGGCAGCGTGGTGCTGGGCGTGCGCCGGGAAGGCGGGCGGCTGCGCGTGGAGGTGCTGGATACGGGGCCGGGGATCGCCGAGCAGGATCGCCAGGTGATCTTCGAGGAATTCCGTCGTGGCGAAGACGCGGGCGGGCAAGGCCTGGGGCTGGGCTTGTCGATCGCGGATCGCATTGCATGCCTGCTGCAGGCGCCGTTGGATCTGCGCAGCCAGCCTGGGCGCGGTTCCAACTTCAGTGTCAGCCTGAAGCGCGCACAGACACCGCTCCAGCATGCTGCCGCACCCACCCCGGGCCTGGCGCGCGCGGGTCTGGCTGGGCGCCGGGTGCTGGCGGTGGACAATGATCCGTTGGCGTTGTCCGCTTTGCGCAGCACGCTGGAAGGGTGGGGCTGCGATGTCGTCGCGGTGGGCGAGGGTGTGGCCGCGGATCACGCTCATGGCGAGCAGGCCGCCGATGTCTGGCTGTTCGATTACCACCTGGATGATGGTGATACGGGGGTGGCGTTGTGGCAGCGTTTGAGTGATCGCTTTGGCGCGCGGCCGACGCTGATTCTCACCGCCGACCAGACGGATGTCGTTCGTCGTGCGGTGCTGGATGCGGAACTGTCGTTGCTCGCCAAGCCGGTGCGTCCGTTGGCTTTGAAGTCGGTGCTGGACCGGATGATGGCTTCTGTGCGGTGA
- a CDS encoding TonB-dependent receptor, whose amino-acid sequence MKRKSLSTAIAVVLLATTAPVWSQEAATTGTQATTLDSVTVTARKREETLQDVPVAVTAFTSEALDKLNVRDLGDLDTQVPNLTIYAARGSTSTVTAYLRGIGQADPLWGVDPGVGIYLDDVYIARPQGALLDVFDVERIEVLRGPQGTLYGKNTIGGAIKYVSRGLGTEPEGFASVTVGSYNQLDVKAGLGGAIGGADSGLRARVAVASMNRDGYGENTTNGQEVSDKEINAARLQLGAYAGDNVDVQFAFDWMGDKSGMRGAQMLAANPLAPAYPPLSDRYDIRSGMRNVNDTDMKGGSVTVNWRASEDWTLKYVLAKRESDTETNIDFDTTPLTLVDVRAFYNDNQLSNELQVNYDGGGRARGVMGLYAFDGDAGGQVLNHFWNPALPPALTNPLYGDTQGVVNTKSYAVYADWTFDLAEKWKLDVGARYTDEDKHAIALNRFYTDLSYSTSWGTAANFDKTVNFKNFSPKVSIDYQITPDIMVYALATRGFKSGGYNIRANTTAVPRSGEPFDDEQVDSYEIGSKMSLLDQRMFLNLAYFYNKYEDIQLSVFTSYTLPNGSQSFFGDFTNAGKGHVEGLEVEYQYLPTRNWMISGNLAWLDAKYDEFISSGVDIADTQKFTNAPDFSGALNLEYRTDLASGGNLSARVSYAYQSEVWPTTDLSPAIKQDGYGLVNAGVIWKIDNAWSLSLQGTNLADKEFRTTGYNIPAYGVLTGFYGPPRQVSLTARWDF is encoded by the coding sequence ATGAAGCGCAAGTCTTTGAGCACGGCCATTGCCGTTGTCTTGTTGGCCACCACCGCACCGGTTTGGTCGCAGGAAGCCGCCACCACCGGCACGCAAGCCACCACGCTGGACTCGGTCACGGTGACTGCGCGCAAGCGCGAGGAAACCCTGCAGGACGTGCCGGTGGCGGTGACCGCGTTCACCTCCGAGGCGCTGGACAAGTTGAATGTGCGCGACCTGGGCGATCTGGATACGCAGGTGCCCAACCTGACCATCTACGCCGCGCGCGGTTCCACCAGCACGGTCACCGCCTACCTGCGCGGCATCGGCCAGGCCGATCCGCTGTGGGGCGTCGATCCGGGCGTGGGCATCTACCTGGATGACGTCTACATCGCCCGTCCGCAGGGCGCCCTGCTCGATGTGTTCGATGTCGAGCGCATCGAAGTGCTGCGCGGCCCGCAGGGCACGCTGTACGGCAAGAACACCATCGGCGGCGCCATCAAGTACGTCTCGCGCGGCCTGGGCACCGAACCCGAAGGCTTCGCCTCGGTGACGGTCGGCAGCTACAACCAGCTCGACGTCAAGGCCGGTCTGGGCGGTGCGATTGGCGGCGCCGACAGCGGCCTGCGTGCGCGCGTGGCGGTGGCCAGCATGAATCGCGACGGCTACGGTGAGAACACCACCAACGGCCAGGAAGTCAGCGACAAGGAAATCAACGCCGCCCGCCTGCAACTGGGCGCCTATGCCGGCGACAACGTCGACGTGCAGTTCGCCTTCGACTGGATGGGTGACAAGTCCGGCATGCGCGGCGCGCAGATGCTGGCGGCCAATCCGCTGGCGCCGGCCTATCCGCCGCTGTCGGATCGCTACGACATCCGCAGCGGCATGCGCAATGTCAACGACACCGACATGAAGGGCGGCTCGGTCACCGTCAACTGGCGCGCCAGCGAGGACTGGACCTTGAAGTACGTGCTGGCCAAGCGCGAGTCCGATACCGAGACCAACATCGACTTCGACACCACCCCGCTGACCCTGGTCGACGTGCGTGCGTTCTACAACGACAACCAGCTCAGCAACGAACTACAGGTCAACTACGACGGCGGCGGTCGCGCGCGTGGCGTGATGGGCCTGTACGCATTCGATGGCGATGCCGGTGGCCAGGTGCTCAACCATTTCTGGAATCCGGCACTGCCGCCGGCGCTGACCAACCCGCTGTACGGCGATACCCAGGGCGTGGTCAACACCAAGAGCTATGCGGTCTATGCCGACTGGACCTTCGATCTGGCCGAGAAGTGGAAGCTCGACGTCGGTGCGCGCTATACCGACGAAGACAAGCACGCCATCGCGCTCAACCGCTTCTACACCGACCTGAGCTACAGCACGAGCTGGGGCACGGCGGCCAATTTCGACAAGACGGTGAACTTCAAGAACTTCTCGCCGAAGGTCTCCATCGACTACCAGATCACGCCCGACATCATGGTCTACGCGCTGGCCACGCGCGGCTTCAAGTCCGGCGGCTACAACATCCGCGCCAACACCACCGCGGTGCCGCGTTCGGGCGAGCCGTTCGATGACGAGCAGGTCGACAGCTACGAGATCGGCAGCAAGATGTCGCTGCTGGATCAGCGGATGTTCCTCAACCTGGCCTACTTCTACAACAAATACGAAGATATCCAGCTGTCGGTATTCACCAGCTACACGCTTCCCAATGGCAGCCAGAGCTTCTTCGGCGACTTCACCAACGCCGGCAAGGGCCACGTGGAAGGCCTGGAAGTGGAGTACCAGTACCTGCCGACGCGCAACTGGATGATCAGCGGCAACCTGGCCTGGCTGGACGCCAAGTACGACGAGTTCATCAGCAGCGGGGTCGATATCGCCGACACCCAGAAGTTCACCAACGCCCCGGATTTCTCCGGTGCGCTCAACCTGGAATACCGCACCGACCTGGCCAGTGGCGGCAACCTGTCCGCGCGCGTCAGCTACGCCTACCAGAGCGAAGTGTGGCCGACCACGGATCTGAGCCCGGCGATCAAGCAGGACGGCTATGGCCTGGTCAACGCCGGCGTGATCTGGAAGATCGACAATGCCTGGTCGCTGTCGCTGCAGGGCACCAACCTGGCCGACAAGGAATTCCGCACCACCGGTTACAACATCCCGGCCTATGGCGTGCTGACCGGCTTCTATGGTCCGCCGCGCCAGGTGTCGCTGACGGCACGCTGGGATTTCTGA
- a CDS encoding DUF1800 domain-containing protein — protein MTRRTTPVRRTAYRSRASLAGHPNPRRADGETSAPLPRHAVMAAARARQQDLYGGRNAPAFAPRIDSAHPDEGQRAEDLSQPRMFKLAAPPFAVRVLNRLSYGVTPTSLAEFNALGTSDKQRLANWVDWQLDWNAIDDSATETRLTTAGYSTLGKSLQQLWADHVAPDPEYNVRMRPANEVQRSAFVRATYSRRQLRELLVNFWHDHFNVLGTEFSAGPVYPHYTRDVIRANAKGNFRSMLEAVAKSTAMLYFLDNLNNSRSGPNENFARELLELHTFGAENYLGFTDPFQVPPCPEDPNYPIGYTDIDVYETSAAFTGWSAKNGHWEFPTENDGTFVYRQSWHDAGPKFLLGMLIYPEQPAMKDGRDVLDRLASHPRVAKFICKKLIRRFVSDTPKQALIDSAAVIFRANWQQPDQIERVLRHILNSEDFLNSWGLKNRRPFEATVAAMRALGLDWTVAVGDGKSDDLMWRFGFTGHVPYNWPAPNGYPDTAQAWSGANSYAMTWKLLNWMTETSNGSSPLSPILATTRSGVSSWTANNLVTFWCNRLLGYQPDAARKQTLVNFMAQNGNAGSYVIADTDAWAGNDLKAHYNQQRLRSMVSLILMSPEFMSR, from the coding sequence ATGACTCGTCGAACCACACCGGTCCGTCGGACCGCTTACCGCAGCCGTGCTTCACTGGCCGGCCATCCGAACCCTCGCCGCGCCGACGGGGAAACCAGCGCGCCGCTCCCGCGCCACGCGGTGATGGCCGCCGCCCGCGCGCGCCAGCAGGATCTTTACGGCGGACGCAATGCGCCGGCCTTCGCACCCCGCATCGACTCCGCCCACCCCGACGAGGGTCAACGGGCGGAAGACCTCAGCCAGCCGAGGATGTTCAAACTGGCAGCGCCGCCGTTTGCCGTGCGCGTGCTCAATCGACTGAGCTATGGCGTGACCCCTACGAGCTTGGCCGAGTTCAATGCGCTGGGCACGAGCGACAAGCAGCGGCTGGCCAATTGGGTCGACTGGCAGCTGGACTGGAACGCCATCGATGACAGCGCCACCGAAACCCGCCTGACCACTGCCGGCTACAGCACGCTGGGCAAGTCGTTGCAGCAGTTGTGGGCCGATCACGTGGCGCCGGATCCGGAATACAACGTGCGCATGCGCCCGGCCAACGAAGTGCAGCGCTCGGCGTTCGTGCGTGCGACTTACTCGCGCCGGCAGTTGCGCGAGCTGCTGGTCAATTTCTGGCATGACCACTTCAATGTGCTGGGGACCGAATTCAGCGCCGGGCCGGTGTATCCGCACTACACGCGCGATGTGATCCGCGCCAATGCCAAGGGCAATTTCCGCAGCATGCTCGAAGCCGTGGCCAAGAGCACGGCGATGCTCTACTTCCTCGACAACCTCAACAACTCGCGCTCCGGCCCCAACGAGAACTTCGCCCGCGAGTTGCTGGAGCTGCACACCTTTGGCGCGGAGAACTACCTGGGCTTCACCGATCCCTTCCAGGTGCCGCCCTGCCCGGAAGACCCCAACTACCCGATTGGCTACACCGATATCGACGTGTACGAGACCTCGGCCGCGTTCACCGGTTGGTCGGCGAAGAACGGGCACTGGGAATTTCCCACCGAGAACGACGGCACCTTCGTCTATCGCCAGTCCTGGCACGACGCCGGACCCAAGTTTCTGCTGGGCATGTTGATCTATCCCGAACAGCCGGCGATGAAAGACGGGCGCGACGTGCTGGATCGGCTGGCCAGCCATCCGCGGGTGGCCAAGTTCATCTGCAAGAAGCTGATCCGCCGCTTTGTCAGCGACACCCCCAAGCAGGCCTTGATCGACAGCGCGGCGGTGATCTTCCGCGCCAACTGGCAGCAGCCGGATCAGATTGAACGGGTGCTGCGGCATATCCTCAATTCCGAGGACTTCCTCAACAGCTGGGGCTTGAAGAACCGGCGTCCGTTCGAAGCCACCGTGGCCGCCATGCGCGCGCTCGGCCTGGACTGGACGGTGGCGGTCGGCGACGGCAAGAGCGATGACCTGATGTGGCGCTTCGGTTTCACCGGCCACGTGCCGTACAACTGGCCCGCACCCAATGGCTATCCCGACACCGCGCAGGCGTGGTCGGGCGCCAATTCGTATGCGATGACGTGGAAGCTGCTCAACTGGATGACCGAGACCAGCAATGGCAGCAGCCCGCTGAGTCCGATCCTCGCCACCACCCGCAGCGGGGTGAGTTCGTGGACGGCCAACAACCTGGTGACCTTCTGGTGCAATCGCCTGCTCGGCTACCAGCCGGACGCCGCGCGCAAGCAGACGCTGGTGAATTTCATGGCGCAGAACGGTAACGCGGGCAGCTATGTGATTGCCGATACCGATGCCTGGGCCGGCAATGACCTGAAAGCGCACTACAACCAGCAGCGCCTGCGCAGCATGGTCTCGTTGATCCTGATGTCCCCCGAATTCATGAGCCGCTGA
- a CDS encoding XAC0095 family protein: protein MSSQSRNSTAAYALSPAGYQALVRLIAQLNFYAALAQVEFSDARDIEISRATISACFAELADQAGRVLAEMRLVEH from the coding sequence ATGTCATCGCAGTCCCGCAATTCCACCGCCGCCTACGCGCTCAGTCCGGCCGGCTACCAGGCCTTGGTGCGCCTGATCGCGCAGCTCAACTTTTATGCGGCGCTGGCCCAGGTCGAGTTTTCCGATGCGCGCGACATCGAAATATCGCGCGCTACGATTTCCGCCTGCTTCGCCGAGTTGGCCGATCAGGCCGGCCGGGTGTTGGCCGAGATGCGGCTTGTCGAGCACTGA
- a CDS encoding DUF1501 domain-containing protein: MSRFTLTRREFVKGCGAAAVVGATGSTMLFSEDAAAAVNPYDTVVHLFLRGGMDGLNLVVPISGDDRTFYEQARPDLAIAASGTYGALPLTLSTNAATGFGLHPSATGLRDLWNSGRLAIVHAAGMSTTVTRSHFDAQLSIDLGTPGKFGTGSGWMTRAWDSRPAGTPAATMPALGISGTQPAGLMASTAALTMSSASDFQLNAGAWGWQMTRPDSPAGLRGVNETLASLWMGNSALEKNGNRADAALRLIKQQTYGALPAAWPTGSFAQQLWTIAQSIRFNLGLRYATLDLGGWDTHEGQGTAGSGYHYYQNKIAELSQALTAFFNDLNAGGEMARVTVIVQSEFGRRVRANANGGTDHGYGNPLLVLGGPVNGRRFYGTWPGLNPETLSPTFGDVPVTTDYRRVFSEILVRRMGNLNLSTVFPAYSGYSPLGIVQGTDLAVNMAAAQSLPMTAASGASAAMVAQAAEASSHQAATQTPDWQRRGPVDRMITRRER; the protein is encoded by the coding sequence ATGAGCCGATTCACCCTGACCCGTCGTGAGTTCGTCAAAGGCTGTGGCGCCGCCGCCGTAGTCGGCGCGACCGGCTCGACGATGCTGTTTTCCGAAGACGCCGCCGCAGCCGTCAATCCCTACGACACCGTCGTGCATCTGTTCCTGCGCGGTGGTATGGACGGCCTGAACCTGGTGGTGCCGATCAGCGGCGATGACCGTACGTTCTACGAGCAGGCACGGCCGGATCTGGCGATTGCAGCCTCGGGCACTTACGGCGCCCTGCCGCTGACCCTGAGCACCAATGCGGCCACCGGTTTCGGCCTGCATCCCTCGGCCACCGGCCTGCGCGATCTCTGGAACAGCGGTCGCCTGGCCATCGTGCACGCGGCCGGCATGAGCACCACGGTGACGCGCAGTCATTTCGATGCGCAGTTGTCGATCGATCTGGGCACGCCCGGCAAGTTCGGCACCGGCAGTGGCTGGATGACGCGCGCCTGGGACAGTCGTCCGGCCGGCACGCCGGCGGCGACGATGCCGGCGCTGGGCATCAGTGGCACGCAACCGGCCGGTTTGATGGCCTCCACCGCCGCGCTGACGATGAGCAGCGCCTCGGACTTCCAGCTCAATGCCGGCGCCTGGGGCTGGCAGATGACGCGGCCGGATTCGCCAGCCGGCCTGCGCGGCGTCAACGAGACGCTGGCGAGCCTGTGGATGGGCAATTCGGCGCTGGAGAAGAATGGCAATCGCGCCGATGCGGCCTTGCGCCTGATCAAGCAGCAGACCTATGGCGCGCTGCCCGCGGCCTGGCCGACCGGCAGCTTCGCCCAGCAGTTGTGGACGATTGCGCAGTCGATCCGCTTCAACCTGGGCCTGCGTTACGCCACCCTCGATCTGGGCGGCTGGGATACGCACGAGGGCCAGGGCACGGCCGGCAGCGGCTATCACTACTACCAGAACAAGATTGCCGAGCTGTCGCAGGCGCTGACCGCGTTCTTCAATGATTTGAATGCCGGCGGCGAGATGGCGCGGGTGACGGTGATCGTGCAGTCCGAGTTCGGTCGCCGCGTGCGCGCCAATGCCAACGGCGGCACCGATCATGGCTATGGCAATCCCTTGCTGGTGCTGGGTGGTCCGGTCAACGGCCGGCGTTTCTACGGCACCTGGCCGGGGCTGAATCCGGAAACCCTATCGCCCACCTTTGGCGATGTGCCGGTGACCACCGACTATCGGCGGGTGTTCTCCGAGATCCTGGTGCGGCGGATGGGCAATCTGAACCTCAGCACGGTGTTCCCGGCCTACAGTGGCTACAGCCCGCTGGGGATCGTGCAGGGCACGGATCTGGCGGTGAACATGGCGGCGGCGCAGAGCCTGCCGATGACGGCGGCAAGCGGCGCATCAGCGGCGATGGTGGCGCAGGCCGCTGAAGCTTCGTCGCATCAAGCAGCGACGCAGACACCTGACTGGCAGCGGCGCGGGCCGGTGGATCGGATGATCACACGTCGCGAGCGCTGA
- a CDS encoding GntP family permease — MSFLIVLAALCFLMFVAYRGYSVILFAPIAALGAVLLTDPSLVAPMFTGLFMDKMVGFLKLYFPVFLLGAVFGKLIEISGFSKAIVAGTIRLVGRQRAMLSIVLVCALLTYGGVSLFVVVFAVYPFAAEMFRQSDIPKRLIPGTIALGAFTFTMDALPGTPQIQNIIPTSFFGTTAWAAPVLGVVGAVFILLLGLSYLEWRRRVALRVGEGYGGELRNEPEPFRGDKLAHPLIALLPLVLVGVANFLLGRWIPGWYGESHAFVPAVIGNPAPVTQEVSKVAAIWAVQGALLIGIASVLLFAWKPVVASFAEGTRNAIGGALLASMNTASEYGFGAVIAALPGFLVVANALQAIPNPLVNEAISVTALAGITGSASGGMSIALAAMAESFIANAQAAGIPMEVLHRVASMASGGMDTLPHNGAVITLLAVTGLSHRQSYKDIFAITVIKTLAVFVVIGLFYATGWV, encoded by the coding sequence ATGTCTTTCCTGATCGTGTTGGCCGCGCTGTGCTTCCTGATGTTCGTGGCCTACCGCGGCTACAGCGTGATCCTGTTCGCGCCGATCGCGGCGCTGGGCGCGGTGCTGCTGACCGATCCTTCGCTGGTGGCGCCGATGTTCACCGGCTTGTTCATGGACAAGATGGTCGGCTTCCTGAAGCTGTATTTCCCGGTGTTTTTGCTGGGCGCGGTGTTCGGCAAGCTGATTGAGATCTCCGGCTTCTCCAAGGCCATTGTGGCCGGCACCATCCGCCTGGTCGGCCGGCAGCGGGCGATGCTGTCGATCGTGCTGGTGTGCGCGCTGCTGACCTATGGCGGGGTGTCGCTGTTCGTGGTGGTGTTTGCGGTGTATCCGTTTGCCGCGGAAATGTTCCGCCAGAGCGATATTCCCAAGCGGCTGATCCCGGGCACCATCGCGCTGGGTGCGTTTACCTTCACCATGGATGCGCTGCCGGGTACGCCGCAGATCCAGAACATCATCCCCACCTCGTTCTTCGGCACCACTGCCTGGGCCGCGCCGGTGCTGGGTGTGGTGGGCGCAGTCTTTATCCTGTTGCTGGGCCTGAGCTATCTGGAATGGCGGCGCCGGGTGGCATTGCGGGTGGGCGAAGGCTACGGCGGTGAGCTGCGCAACGAACCCGAGCCCTTCCGCGGCGACAAGCTCGCGCATCCGTTGATTGCACTGCTGCCGCTGGTGTTGGTGGGGGTGGCGAACTTCCTGCTGGGCCGGTGGATTCCGGGGTGGTATGGCGAGAGCCACGCGTTCGTGCCGGCGGTGATCGGCAACCCGGCGCCGGTGACGCAGGAAGTGTCCAAGGTCGCGGCGATCTGGGCGGTGCAAGGCGCGTTGTTGATCGGCATCGCCAGTGTGCTGCTGTTTGCGTGGAAGCCGGTGGTGGCCAGTTTTGCCGAGGGCACGCGCAATGCGATTGGTGGCGCGCTCCTGGCGTCGATGAATACCGCTTCGGAGTATGGCTTTGGCGCGGTGATTGCCGCCCTGCCCGGCTTCCTGGTGGTGGCTAATGCCTTGCAGGCGATCCCCAATCCGCTGGTCAACGAGGCGATCTCGGTGACGGCGCTGGCGGGTATTACGGGCTCGGCCTCGGGCGGTATGAGCATTGCGTTGGCGGCGATGGCCGAGAGTTTCATCGCCAATGCGCAGGCGGCGGGGATTCCGATGGAGGTGTTGCATCGGGTCGCTTCGATGGCCTCGGGCGGCATGGATACGTTGCCGCATAACGGAGCGGTGATTACGCTATTGGCGGTCACTGGTTTGAGTCATCGGCAGTCTTACAAGGACATTTTTGCCATTACGGTGATCAAGACCTTGGCGGTGTTTGTGGTGATCGGGCTGTTTTATGCGACCGGGTGGGTTTGA